In Rhodamnia argentea isolate NSW1041297 chromosome 11, ASM2092103v1, whole genome shotgun sequence, one genomic interval encodes:
- the LOC115732461 gene encoding probable metal-nicotianamine transporter YSL6: MRGCNCNGPQSHALSETLQQLFNSQPRRICPSLRASTPLSPSSSDQSILPIALSLDPLCLTHLWDSVHVRPSMGTEISEPLLLDSGKSVDGDGGEERIPDWKDQITVRGLVVSAVLGSLFCIITHKLNLTVGIIPSLNVAAGLLGFFFVKSWTGLLSRLGLSVAPFTRQENTVIQTCVVACYGLAFSGGFGSYLIAMDERTYQLIGADYPGNRAADVINPGLGWMIGFLFVVSFLGLFSLVPLRKVMVMDYKLTYPSGTATAMLINSFHTNSGAELAGKQVSCLGKYLSISLSWSCFKWFFSGIGDSCGFDNFPSLGLTLFKNTFYFDFSPTYVGCGLICPHIVNCSVLLGAIISWGFLWPFISKHAGDWYPADLGSNDFKGLYGYKVFIAISLILGDGLYNLIKIIGITVKEMFNKGSKTSNLPIVMEALDGESSKIVMEQRKRDQIFLKDRIPSWFAASGYLGLAAISTVAIPMLFPPLRWYLVLSSYIIAPALAFCNSYGTGLTDWSLASTYGKIGLFMVASLVGSNGGVVAGLAACGVMMSIVSTAADLMQDFKTGYLTLSSAKSMFVSQLVGTAMGCIIAPLTFWLFWTAFDIGAPDGPYKAPYAVIFREMAILGIEGFSELPKNCLPMCLGFFVAALAVNLLRDMTPKKVSQFIPIPMAMAVPFYIGAYFAIDMFVGTVILFIWERINRKDAEDFAGAVASGLICGDGIWTIPSAVLSIFRINPPICMYFGPSTRS, translated from the exons atgCGAGGCTGTAACTGTAACGGCCCTCAATCCCACGCCCTGTCGGAAA CTCTTCAACAGCTCTTCAATTCACAGCCTCGCCGTATCTGCCCTTCCCTTCGCGCgtcaacccctctctctccatcgTCGTCAGATCAGTCAATTTTACCCATCGCGCTCTCGCTCGATCCTCTCTGTCTCACCCACTTGTGGGATTCTGTGCACGTTCGCCCTTCGATGGGTACCGAGATATCGGAGCCGTTGCTTCTCGATTCGGGCAAGAGCGTCGACGGGGACGGCGGGGAGGAGAGGATCCCGGATTGGAAGGACCAGATCACGGTCCGGGGGCTCGTCGTCAGCGCCGTGCTGGGGAGTTTGTTCTGCATCATCACGCACAAGCTCAACCTGACCGTCGGCATCATACCGTCCCTGAACGTTGCCGCCGGGCTGCTAGGGTTCTTCTTCGTCAAGTCATGGACGGGGCTCCTGTCGCGGCTGGGCCTCTCGGTCGCGCCGTTCACTCGCCAGGAGAATACGGTGATCCAGACCTGCGTGGTGGCGTGCTATGGGCTGGCTTTCAGCG GTGGATTCGGTTCATACTTGATTGCAATGGATGAAAGGACATATCAGCTCATCGGTGCTGATTATCCTGGTAATCGGGCAGCAGATGTTATAAACCCAGGGTTGGGGTGGATGATTGGATTCTTGTTTGTTGTCAGCTTTCTTGGGCTCTTTAGCCTTGTTCCTCTTCGAAAG GTTATGGTCATGGATTATAAACTTACTTATCCAAGTGGCACTGCAACAGCTATGCTAATAAACAGCTTTCACACAAACAGTGGAGCTGAACTTGCTGG CAAGCAAGTTAGTTGCCTTGGAAAGTACTTGAGCATAAGTCTATCATGGAGCTGCTTCAAGTGGTTCTTCAGTGGTATTGGCGATTCATGTGGATTTGATAATTTCCCCAGCCTTGGCTTGACTCTGTTTAAGAACac GTTCTATTTTGACTTTAGCCCAACTTATGTTGGATGTGGTCTAATCTGTCCCCACATAGTTAACTGCTCTGTTCTACTTGGGGCAATTATATCATGGGGTTTCCTCTGGCCTTTCATTTCAAAACACGCTGGGGATTGGTATCCGGCTGATCTTGGCAGCAATGACTTCAAAGGTCTCTATGGTTATAAG GTTTTCATAGCTATTTCGCTCATTCTCGGGGATGGTCTCTACAATTTGATCAAGATAATAGGAATAACTGTTAAAGAGATGTTCAACAAAGGCAGCAAGACTAGCAACCTGCCGATCGTCATGGAGGCTCTTG ACGGTGAGAGTTCCAAGATAGTGATGGAGCAAAGGAAAAGAGATCAGATATTTTTGAAAGATCGAATACCCTCCTGGTTTGCAGCGTCTGGCTATCTGGGCCTTGCTGCAATATCCACCGTTGCAATTCCAATGCTTTTTCCACCTCTTCGGTGGTATCTGGTTCTAAGTTCTTACATTATTGCTCCTGCACTTGCCTTCTGCAACTCTTATGGTACTGGCCTAACGGATTGGAGTTTGGCGTCAACTTATGGGAAGATTGGACTCTTCATGGTTGCGTCTTTGGTCGGGTCTAATGGGGGTGTGGTAGCTGGTTTAGCAGCATGTGGGGTTATGATGTCCATTGTCTCAACAGCAGCTGATCTTATGCAAGATTTCAAGACTGGTTACCTAACTTTATCATCTGCAAAATCCATGTTTGTGAGTCAGCTGGTAGGAACGGCCATGGGTTGTATCATCGCCCCACTCACATTTTGGTTGTTTTGGACTGCTTTTGATATCGGGGCACCTGATGGACCATACAAAGCACCATATGCTGTAATATTCAGGGAAATGGCAATCTTGGGCATCGAGGGCTTCTCTGAGCTTCCCAAGAACTGTCTCCCCATGTgtctagggttttttgtggCAGCTCTGGCTGTAAACCTCCTGAGGGACATGACTCCCAAGAAGGTCTCGCAGTTCATCCCCATTCCAATGGCTATGGCTGTCCCATTCTACATTGGAGCCTACTTTGCGATCGACATGTTTGTTGGGACCGTAATATTGTTCATCTGGGAGAGAATTAATAGGAAGGATGCAGAGGACTTTGCAGGGGCCGTTGCTTCAGGCCTAATATGCGGTGATGGGATTTGGACAATCCCCTCGGCAGTACTTTCTATCTTCAGGATCAACCCACCTATCTGCATGTACTTTGGGCCTTCCACGAGAAGCTGA
- the LOC115729031 gene encoding protein LAZY 1-like: protein MKLLGWMHQKLRQNSIETFRDFAIGNCCACLSAQQPHDEKDLFAIPNFSSRYAPKSSESPAEEYGNSLSCFTSRFEENLESETSTEISELFHGFLAIGTLGSEAAPSEPATPTFAVTLDNMTKEAVEVTEDDLKLINNELEKFLEAESQEEWHKGSSRNSYVSTITLDSPQMEAVEDEGPGDTVIFPLQGYLFGSSVESPETKIEMKKQKASLLQLFQETRKTGGNCSKNSEMGATQVEPTHKSSKHIMKKFLKKLCTSSRPPSLSTGGDATASSLPKKTFHKVLQMFRRKIHPENATNIEEMDKYKAYKSKKAFNNNNSSHKDLIDQDKFNKSSAQGLMSTEREKASVKLQPPEIARATSDDCREHWIKTDADYLVLEL, encoded by the exons ATGAAG TTACTAGGTTGGATGCACCAAAAGTTACGGCAAAATAGCATCGAGACATTCAGAGATTTTGCCATCG GAAACTGCTGCGCCTGTCTTTCTGCACAACAACCGCACGATGAGAAAGACTTGTTCGCAATTCCGAACTTCAGCTCCAGATATGCTCCCAAATCATCAGAGAGCCCGGCAGAGGAATATGGAAACTCCCTCTCTTGTTTCACTTCTAGATTCGAGGAAAATCTTGAATCAGAAACTTCCACTGAAATTTCTGAACTTTTCCATGGCTTTCTTGCCATAGGAACTCTGGGTTCAGAAGCAGCTCCCAGTGAGCCTGCCACGCCAACATTTGCCGTGACTTTGGACAACATGACCAAAGAAGCAGTAGAAGTAACAGAGGATGACTTGAAACTTATAAACAATGAACTAGAGAAGTTTCTTGAGGCTGAATCTCAAGAGGAATGGCACAAGGGCTCATCAAGGAATAGTTATGTCAGCACTATAACACTTGACAGCCCGCAAATGGAGGCAGTTGAAGATGAAGGACCAGGAGACACAGTGATTTTTCCACTACAGGGATATCTCTTCGGCTCTTCAGTTGAATCACCGGAAACAAAGATAGAGATGAAGAAACAAAAGGCATCCCTTTTGCAGCTGTTTCAAGAAACAAGGAAAACAGGAGGaaattgttcaaagaattctGAGATGGGAGCTACACAGGTCGAGCCAACACATAAATCTTCCAAACATATTATGAAGAAGTTTCTGAAAAAGCTGTGTACTTCTTCAAGACCCCCAAGTCTTTCCACTGGAGGAGATGCCACTGCATCATCTTTACCCAAGAAAACATTCCATAAG GTCCTTCAAATGTTCCGTAGAAAGATCCATCCGGAGAATGCTACAAATATAGAAGAAATGGACAAGTATAAGGCGTACAAAAGCAAGAAAGCCTTTAACAACAATAACAGCAGCCACAAGGACTTGATAGACCAGGACAAATTCAACAAAAGCTCTGCTCAGGGCTTAATGTCAACAGAACGAGAGAAGGCCAGTGTAAAACTCCAACCTCCTGAGATTGCTAGGGCCACCTCAGATGACTGCAGGGAGCACTGGATCAAAACGGATGCAGACT ATCTGGTGTTGGAGCTCTAG
- the LOC115729251 gene encoding ABC transporter I family member 11, chloroplastic — protein sequence MASSAFASSWSLSLLKLQDQASPATAKSSTRLRFREGGLGRICCDHSCFEAKSVGYRPPGTQFNLLKDVSFSLPEKSFGLIFGQSGSGKTTLLQLLAGLNKPTSGSICIQRYGDSGEHKGPPEHLSPEKVGIVFQFPERYFIADNVLDEITFGWPRQKVSIQLKEQLAFKLQRAFNWVGLDRISLDKDPHSLSGGYKRRLALAIQLVEVPDLLILDEPLAGLDWKARADVVKLLKHLKREVTILVVSHDLRELASLVDRSWRMEMGGTLREDSLPPL from the exons ATGGCGAGCTCCGCGTTTGCGTCTTCTTGGTCGCTCAGTTTGCTGAAGCTCCAAGACCAGGCGTCGCCGGCGACAGCAAAGTCAAGCACCAG ATTACGATTCCGTGAAGGTGGATTAGGCAGAATTTGCTGCGATCATTCCTGCTTCGAA GCTAAAAGTGTTGGCTACCGTCCACCGGGGACCCAGTTCAACCTTCTCAAAGATGTTAGTTTTTCCCTCCCTGAGAAAAG TTTTGGCTTGATTTTTGGTCAGAGTGGAAGTGGAAAAACTACTCTATTGCAG CTTCTTGCAGGACTCAACAAACCAACTTCAGGTTCTATCTGCATTCAAAGATATGGCGACAGTGGTGAACATAAAGGACCTCCTGAACATTTGTCTCCGGAGAAAGTTGGCATTGTCTTTCAGTTTCCTGAGAG GTATTTCATTGCTGACAATGTGCTGGATGAAATTACATTTGGATGGCCAAGGCAAAAAGTTAGCATTCAGTTGAAGGAGCAACTTGCTTTCAAACTTCAAAGAGCTTTCAATTGG GTTGGATTGGACAGAATTTCCTTAGACAAGGATCCTCACTCCCTAAGTGGTGGCTACAAACGTCGACTTGCTCTGGCAATCCAATTG GTTGAAGTTCCAGATTTGTTGATATTGGATGAACCTCTGGCTGGTCTTG ATTGGAAAGCACGTGCAGATGTCGTGAAGCTTTTAAAGCATCTGAAAAGAGAAGTAACGATACTTGTTGTCAGCCATGACTTGAG GGAATTAGCTTCTTTGGTAGATCGATCTTGGAGAATGGAAATGGGAGGAACTCTGAGAGAAGATTCGCTGCCGCCTTTGTAG